The genomic segment CAAGTCGGGGCAGTATGGAAAATTCTTGGGTTGTAAGAACTATCCAACGTGTAAGCATATCGAACCATTAGAGAAGCCAAAAGACACCGGGGTAACTTGCCCTGAATGTAACAAAGGCACGTTGATTGAACGTAAGAGCCGCTACGGCAAATTGTTCTATAGCTGCAACACTTACCCTGCGTGTAAATACGCAACGTGGAATCCGCCAATAGCAGAAAGCTGCCCGCAGTGTAACTGGCCTGTATTGACGATTAAAACCACGAAACGTCGCGGTACGGAAAAAGTGTGCCCACAGAAAGAATGTGGTTACGCTGAAGTGATTGAGCCGCCAGAGGGTAAAGAACCGAAAGGATAATGAATGAAAAAGCACTGGTTGCTAGTAATGACTTGTTTAGTGGGGAGTAGTGCGATGGCTGCGAAACCCGTTTTAAATGATCCTTGCTTTCAATCGGTGTTTGATAAGACATTATCTGGCTATCACTGGCGCGTATATGAATGCGTGCCTAGTGATAGCAGCGCAGACCCTTCGACTTACTACAAAACCCGCTTAAGCACGCCACAAGGGCCGAAAATAGACAGCCCGGTATTCACAGCACAACCTCAATTAGAAACGCAGTACAAACTCGTTAAACCAGACGTTTTACTACTAGACTTTATTGATGAGCGAAATGGCGAAGCTCTTCTTTTGCGCCCACTAATCAAAACGCCCAACTTGTCGATTGCTAGATTTCGTTATTTAACCGGTGATGAAGAATCACTGATTGTTCGACAAGACAACGCTTTTCTGACCTTCCTCCCTGCAAAAAACCGGATGCGAATTGAATTAAAACCGGATGGACATTTGTCGTTAATCAGATAAAGAATTATCAATTTATTTTTCATCCGCACGCATTATATTTTATAATAATATGCCATTGTAAAATAGCTACCATTTATGCAATCAATTACCCCCCACCTTATTACATAGACTGTTATTAAATCAAAAGCTACCAGTCCTTTGTCAAGTCACACAACCTCTTAAACTGTTCTGGAAAACGAAGTTTGACATCACCATATTGTGGTGCTGCGGTCCAAGGTTTTGCAGTCCCTTCTTTATATTTTTTCCATGCCCATTTGTCTACACCATCAACTGCATCACTATACGTCTGCTTTTGGCAATTGATGTAGTAGTTATATACAGGCGTTCCTGTAGTTGGCTCATCAGCACCCCCTTCATTAAACGGATATTCCGCCACACTAGGAGAGCCATAGTAAGAAATTACGACATAACTTGCCTTAACCACATGCCTACCAATTGCTTCAACTCCAACTAGCACTGCTTGATCAGACCCACCCGATCCTGCATTAATGGTTACACCCTTAGGCAGCAAATCAGGAGTCAATTGAACAGCTCGCGCCATATTCGAAAAAACTAAAAATAAAACAAATACAAAAACTCTCATATCATGCCTCATAAGAAAATATAACTTTAATATACAATCACAATATAGCTAATTAGCCTTCAATTTACTTTCAAAAAATACTATCCGTAATAAATAAAAGACAAAAACATGTTGCCGAACCATTTTTAATGGTTATCAATATACACTTTTTTTTCAACGGCCCGCTTGCCCCATCATTACTATTTCAGATGATGAGATTATATCTAAATATTTAAATAGCATTAACGATTGCAATTAGCAATTGGTTATTTATGCTAGGCTAGCATTGGCATATATTTAGTCTTGGTCTTCTGGTAAGATGTTAGGCACTAGGAGAAGTCTAGAAAAGGTAAAATAGGCTATTTCCCCCTCTAAATACCTTTGTCTTGCAATATCCCAGACTGTATTAAAGGACTAGAAATGTGCCAGTTACTCGGAATGAACTGTAATGTACCAACGGATATCGCTTTTTCTTTCCGTGGGTTTCGCCAGCGCGCAGGGGTAACTGATCAGCATAGCGATGGATTTGGTATTGGCTTTTTTGAAGAAGCAGGTTGTCGCTTATTTTTAGACTATCAGGCGGCAAGTGAGTCTCCTATTGCTCGCATTATCGACCATTACCCAATCAAATCGATTAATGTAATTGCCCACATTCGTAAAGCAACACAGGGGGTGGTTTCTTTAGCGAATTGCCATCCATTTCAGCGCGAAATGTGGGGGCAATATTGGTTATTTGCCCACAATGGGGACTTAAAGTCTCTACCGCCAGAACTGGGTAAAGGCCATTTTTATCAGCCTGTAGGTAGCACCGATAGCGAACAAGCCTTTTGCTATTTACTTGAAAAGTTACGAAGCAAACATGAAAAAATGCCATCTTCAGAGGTGTTGTTTGCTGAATTAAAAGAAATCACGTCTACATTGGCTGAATTTGGTGTGTTTAACTTTATCTTGTCAAACGGCAAATTTATGTTCGCACATTGCAGCACGAACTTAAGTTATATTGTCCGTAAAGCACCATTTACCACCGCCCATCTATTAGACGAAGATGTCACCTTCGACTTTAGTACCGTGACGACCCCAACGGATAGAGTTGCCGTGATTGCGACACTTCCGCTGACCGATAATGAAACATGGACAAAGTTTGAACCCGACCAGCTCATTATGTTTATTGATGGTGAACCGGTATTAGAGCAAAACTGCCCTCATTCTCGGCCTAGTAAGGCAACAACAAACACCTGTAGCAGCTAAGCTAGGTAGTTTGCGCTGTCCATTATCGACCCACCTGTTTTCTCAGGTGTTTACGGTAGAGTAAGGTCCATGCGGCTAACCCGCCCATGACGACGTAAAAAATGACAGGAGATACGATTAACACGGTCTCTAACGGTAAAGTAAACGCTAGACAAACGCGTAAAACACATTCAAAAACCATTGCAGACCCCCAGACGAGGGTTAATGTTCGCATCGCAACGTTAGCATTTGTGCTCTCCATTTGCTGCTCAAACCGTTTGGCAGTAGCCTCCCCTTCTCTTGCGACCATTGCCTTGGCTAAGTAATAAAGCGCCGGTCTTTTTAGCAATAATGTTGCCAGCGCAACCACGCCTAACGCACCGGTGATAAACGACTCTCGGACCAAAATTAATCGAGGACTACCGCCGAGCCACATGGCGCCGATTGATAACACAATACCAAGTAATGAAACGCCAGAGATGATATCCATTCGGCGATGCCAGATGAGCTCAACCAAACTCCACACCAAGGGCGGAAGCGCAGACCAAAGGAGCGCCGCCGTTTCGCTAAAGCCTCTATCATGTAATTGGTCATAGATTAACCATGGCAATAGGATGCTAATGATTAAATCCAATAACCAGACTTTCTTGCTCATGTTATGCTGCTCAGTTGTTATTCAATTGTAGTATTTAACGCATCAATAGCGTTTTCGTTCACCCATCGTTTAATTGTCTCATATAGCGACAATGACGTTTGCAGTTAACCGATAGACTTCACCGCTAGGAATATCTGTACCTTCATCATGTCAAAACTCCACCGTTACATGGAAATTTCTGAACGTTTGAGTCGTGAGATTCAATCGGGCATTTTACCTGCGGGGGAAAAGGCCCCGTCGTTGCGTGAAATTACCAAACAGTTTGGAGTCAGTCTGGGAACGGCGCTACAAGCCTATGAGCATTTAGAGAAGCTTGGCTTGCTCCGTAGCGAGCCCAAACGTGGTTTTTTTGTGAATCGAATCAATCCACCGAGGCTTCCTGAAAAGACGGTACCAATAGCCAT from the Leeia speluncae genome contains:
- a CDS encoding class II glutamine amidotransferase, translated to MCQLLGMNCNVPTDIAFSFRGFRQRAGVTDQHSDGFGIGFFEEAGCRLFLDYQAASESPIARIIDHYPIKSINVIAHIRKATQGVVSLANCHPFQREMWGQYWLFAHNGDLKSLPPELGKGHFYQPVGSTDSEQAFCYLLEKLRSKHEKMPSSEVLFAELKEITSTLAEFGVFNFILSNGKFMFAHCSTNLSYIVRKAPFTTAHLLDEDVTFDFSTVTTPTDRVAVIATLPLTDNETWTKFEPDQLIMFIDGEPVLEQNCPHSRPSKATTNTCSS
- a CDS encoding VC0807 family protein, whose protein sequence is MSKKVWLLDLIISILLPWLIYDQLHDRGFSETAALLWSALPPLVWSLVELIWHRRMDIISGVSLLGIVLSIGAMWLGGSPRLILVRESFITGALGVVALATLLLKRPALYYLAKAMVAREGEATAKRFEQQMESTNANVAMRTLTLVWGSAMVFECVLRVCLAFTLPLETVLIVSPVIFYVVMGGLAAWTLLYRKHLRKQVGR